A genome region from Schistocerca nitens isolate TAMUIC-IGC-003100 chromosome 4, iqSchNite1.1, whole genome shotgun sequence includes the following:
- the LOC126253263 gene encoding homeodomain-only protein-like — MLRSVSPQLSPGSNSSTPPPSLTPDQASVLEAQFQRLKNPHPTDLILLAAETGLDERQVQAWFNMRLAAWRKEQGLPASFGHFNSY; from the exons ATGCTGAGGTCCGTGTCTCCGCAGCTGTCTCCAGGCAGCAACAGCTCGACGCCGCCGCCGTCGCTGACGCCGGACCAGGCGAGCGTGCTGGAGGCGCAGTTCCAGCGCCTCAAGAACCCCCACCCAACGGACCTCATCCTGCTCGCCGCCGAGACGGGGCTCGACGAGCGGCAAGTCCAG GCTTGGTTCAACATGCGGCTGGCTGCCTGGAGGAAGGAGCAGGGATTGCCAGCGAGTTTTGGCCACTTCAACAGCTACTGA